In Gammaproteobacteria bacterium, one genomic interval encodes:
- a CDS encoding 3-deoxy-D-manno-octulosonic acid transferase: MRFFYTLALLLLAPFAFAWFAWRSFRQTGSGDKLGERLGSSPYLPPGVAIWVHGASVGEIRAAAPLVQSLHRKYPDRPLLVTTFTATGRRQARQLFGDRVVVSLMPYDLPFFVSRFLQGTRPAVGVIMETEVWPNLYAGCDKRKIPLLLVSARMSERAFNRYSEWTFRGLIRGALRRAKRVAAQTEADAARFRALGAPEDRLSVMGNLKFDVQAGADLMETGKALRHKLFGKAGVLVAGSTREGEEPILLEAFRKLLAARPDSILVLAPRHPERANAVAAAISAAGFGFRRLSAGETPIKAGEVLLIDVLGQLMKFYAAGDAAFVGGTLVPVGGHNLLEPAAAGLPVLAGPHLANVQDVAEMLKDAGVLTPVSDADTLAAAAAWLLGNDAMRGSIGELARGKVLQNRGALERALSLVSAELARR; the protein is encoded by the coding sequence ATGCGTTTCTTCTATACGCTGGCCCTCTTGCTTCTCGCGCCCTTCGCCTTCGCCTGGTTCGCCTGGCGGAGTTTCCGCCAGACCGGCAGCGGCGACAAGCTGGGAGAGCGGCTCGGCAGCTCGCCTTACCTTCCGCCCGGTGTCGCCATCTGGGTGCACGGCGCCTCGGTGGGCGAGATCCGCGCCGCCGCGCCGCTGGTCCAGTCACTGCACCGCAAGTATCCGGACCGGCCGCTGCTGGTCACCACCTTCACCGCCACCGGCCGGCGCCAGGCGCGCCAGCTCTTCGGCGACCGGGTGGTGGTCTCGCTCATGCCCTACGACTTGCCGTTCTTCGTGAGCCGTTTCCTGCAGGGCACGCGGCCCGCGGTGGGCGTGATCATGGAGACGGAGGTATGGCCGAACCTCTATGCCGGCTGCGACAAGCGCAAGATCCCGCTGCTCCTGGTCAGCGCGCGCATGTCGGAGCGGGCCTTCAACAGGTATTCGGAGTGGACGTTCCGCGGCCTCATCCGCGGCGCGCTGCGCCGCGCGAAACGGGTGGCGGCCCAGACCGAGGCGGACGCGGCCCGCTTCAGGGCTCTCGGTGCGCCCGAGGACCGGCTCTCGGTGATGGGTAATCTCAAGTTCGACGTGCAGGCGGGCGCGGACCTCATGGAGACGGGCAAGGCATTGCGCCACAAGCTCTTCGGCAAGGCCGGGGTGCTGGTGGCGGGGAGCACCCGCGAAGGCGAGGAGCCCATCCTGCTGGAGGCGTTCCGCAAGCTGCTCGCGGCCAGGCCTGACAGCATCCTGGTGCTGGCGCCGCGCCACCCGGAGCGGGCCAACGCCGTGGCCGCCGCCATCAGCGCCGCCGGCTTCGGCTTCCGGCGCCTGAGCGCGGGCGAGACGCCGATCAAGGCGGGTGAAGTGTTGTTGATAGATGTCCTGGGCCAGCTCATGAAGTTCTACGCCGCCGGCGACGCCGCTTTCGTGGGCGGCACCCTGGTCCCGGTGGGCGGCCACAACCTCCTGGAGCCCGCCGCCGCCGGCCTGCCGGTGCTGGCGGGACCGCATTTGGCGAACGTGCAGGACGTGGCTGAGATGCTCAAGGATGCGGGCGTGCTGACGCCGGTGAGCGACGCCGACACCTTGGCCGCCGCCGCGGCCTGGCTGCTCGGCAACGACGCCATGCGCGGCAGCATAGGCGAGCTGGCCCGGGGCAAGGTGCTGCAGAATCGCGGTGCCCTGGAACGGGCGCTCAGCCTCGTCAGCGCCGAGCTCGCGCGCCGCTAG
- the hldE gene encoding bifunctional D-glycero-beta-D-manno-heptose-7-phosphate kinase/D-glycero-beta-D-manno-heptose 1-phosphate adenylyltransferase HldE encodes MQVSVPQFDQVRVLVAGDVMLDRYWFGPTQRISPEAPVPVVHVRDTEERPGGAGNVAVNLASLGVRCMVLGITGDDAIADSLAAAMQKRGVQCKFNRIRDAATITKLRVLSRHQQLIRLDFEESFGSFSGAPLLPLFKPALADTDVVILSDYGKGSLASVQDLIAAARAAGKRVLVDPKGRDFGKYKGASLITPNLGELEAVVGECADETTIVAKGEKLRDELGLEALLVTRSEHGMTLLQKGKPPLHLPTQAQEVSDVTGAGDTVIAILAAGLGAGLDYPDAARLSNLAAGIVVAKLGAATVSPAELRLAAHSRSGSGAMDEAAAADAVAHARSQGERIIMTNGVFDILHAGHVTYLEAARRLGDRLVVAVNDDASVKRLKGPARPVNSLENRMRVLGALSCVDWVVPFSEDTPERLICKLLPDVLVKGGDYKAQDVAGYGCVTKNGGEVKILPFVNGLSTTRTIEALKKG; translated from the coding sequence ATGCAGGTCAGCGTTCCGCAGTTCGACCAGGTGCGCGTGCTGGTGGCCGGGGATGTGATGCTGGACCGTTACTGGTTCGGTCCCACCCAGCGCATCTCCCCGGAGGCACCGGTGCCGGTGGTGCACGTGCGCGACACCGAGGAGCGCCCCGGCGGCGCCGGCAACGTGGCGGTGAACCTGGCGAGCCTGGGCGTGCGCTGCATGGTGCTCGGCATCACCGGCGACGACGCCATCGCCGACAGCCTGGCCGCCGCCATGCAGAAGCGCGGCGTGCAGTGCAAGTTCAACCGGATCAGGGACGCGGCCACCATCACCAAGCTCCGGGTGCTGTCGCGCCACCAGCAGCTCATCCGCCTCGACTTCGAGGAGAGCTTCGGCAGCTTCAGCGGCGCGCCGCTCCTGCCGCTGTTCAAGCCCGCGCTCGCCGACACCGACGTGGTGATCCTCTCGGATTACGGCAAGGGCAGCCTCGCCTCGGTGCAGGACCTGATCGCCGCGGCCCGCGCTGCCGGCAAGCGTGTGCTGGTGGACCCCAAAGGGCGCGACTTCGGCAAGTACAAGGGCGCGAGCCTCATCACCCCCAACCTCGGCGAGCTGGAGGCGGTGGTGGGGGAATGCGCGGACGAGACGACCATCGTCGCCAAGGGCGAGAAGCTGCGCGACGAGCTGGGCCTGGAGGCCCTGCTCGTCACCCGCAGCGAGCATGGCATGACGCTGCTGCAGAAGGGCAAGCCGCCCCTGCACCTGCCCACCCAGGCCCAGGAGGTCTCGGACGTGACCGGCGCCGGCGACACGGTGATCGCGATCCTGGCGGCGGGGCTGGGCGCGGGCTTGGACTATCCGGACGCAGCCCGGCTCTCCAACCTTGCGGCCGGCATCGTGGTGGCCAAGCTCGGTGCCGCCACCGTGAGTCCGGCGGAGCTGCGCCTCGCGGCCCACAGCCGTAGCGGCAGCGGCGCCATGGACGAGGCCGCGGCGGCGGACGCGGTGGCCCATGCCCGCAGCCAGGGCGAGCGCATCATCATGACCAACGGCGTGTTCGACATCCTGCACGCCGGCCACGTCACCTACCTTGAGGCGGCGCGCCGCTTAGGGGATCGGCTGGTGGTGGCGGTGAACGACGACGCCTCCGTGAAGCGCCTCAAGGGCCCCGCGCGGCCGGTGAACTCCCTCGAGAACCGCATGCGCGTGCTGGGCGCGCTCTCCTGCGTGGACTGGGTGGTTCCCTTCTCGGAAGACACGCCGGAGCGGCTCATCTGCAAGCTCCTGCCGGACGTGCTGGTGAAGGGTGGCGACTACAAGGCGCAGGACGTGGCGGGCTATGGCTGTGTCACGAAGAACGGCGGAGAAGTGAAGATACTGCCGTTCGTGAATGGATTATCCACAACCAGAACCATCGAAGCCCTGAAGAAGGGCTGA
- the lpxL gene encoding LpxL/LpxP family Kdo(2)-lipid IV(A) lauroyl/palmitoleoyl acyltransferase, translating into MKRALFNPHYWPIWFLLGFVRLAVYLPYSLQLSLGRGLGTLLRLTARRRWRITLVNLERCFPELDAPARERLARRHFDSLGMAFIEIGMCWWASAGRLKGLAHIEGVENLNAARAEGRGVILLSAHFTTLEIGGRLLGLCTDFHLMYRPNQNALIEEVMRRSRERHFDRAIPRNDVRLMLRSLKEGKPVWYAPDQGYRGKNSEMVPFFGIPAPTNTATSRLARTTGAPVVPFFVERLPGTEGYALVLEPALEGFPTDDPAADALRINKLLEERIRRVPEQYLWSHDRFKVVPRD; encoded by the coding sequence ATGAAGCGCGCCCTCTTCAACCCCCACTACTGGCCCATCTGGTTCCTGCTGGGGTTCGTCCGGCTGGCGGTGTACCTGCCCTATTCCTTGCAGCTGTCCCTGGGCCGGGGCCTGGGCACGCTGCTCAGGCTCACGGCGCGGCGCCGCTGGCGCATCACCCTCGTCAACCTGGAACGCTGCTTCCCGGAGCTGGATGCTCCGGCCCGCGAACGCCTGGCCCGCCGCCACTTCGACTCCCTCGGCATGGCCTTCATCGAGATCGGCATGTGCTGGTGGGCGAGCGCCGGGCGCCTCAAGGGGCTGGCCCACATCGAGGGCGTGGAGAACCTGAACGCGGCGCGGGCCGAAGGCCGCGGCGTGATCCTGCTCAGCGCCCACTTCACCACGCTCGAGATAGGCGGGCGCCTCTTGGGCCTGTGCACGGACTTCCACCTCATGTACCGGCCGAACCAGAACGCGCTGATCGAAGAGGTGATGCGCCGCAGCCGCGAGCGCCACTTCGACCGGGCCATCCCACGCAACGACGTGCGCCTGATGTTGCGCAGCTTGAAGGAGGGCAAGCCCGTCTGGTACGCCCCGGACCAGGGCTATCGCGGCAAGAACAGCGAGATGGTGCCGTTCTTCGGCATCCCCGCCCCCACCAACACCGCCACATCGCGCCTGGCCCGTACCACCGGCGCGCCGGTGGTACCGTTCTTCGTGGAGCGCCTGCCGGGCACCGAGGGCTACGCCCTGGTGCTGGAGCCCGCGCTGGAGGGCTTCCCCACGGACGATCCGGCGGCGGACGCACTGCGCATCAACAAGCTCCTGGAGGAACGCATCCGGCGGGTGCCGGAGCAGTACCTCTGGAGCCACGACCGTTTCAAGGTCGTGCCGCGCGATTGA
- a CDS encoding nucleotide disphospho-sugar-binding domain-containing protein has protein sequence MARVLLCWELGNGLAYAEGLTAGGKIISKAGHEVQAALRDLTHAERLLGDRFKYYQAPTQVIPVSTPLPSPMTFADVLINLGYGNPGAVTARVRAWRHLLEQVKPDIVRCAHAPSAMLAARGTGIRTLVVGIGFLVPPAQSPLPLLRTWAKNADPERMAAREQMVLSSMNQGLDAIGAPRVASIGALYGEADIRELYTYPELDDYGPRRDVKYLGNFQPGMGEAPAWPEAPGKKIFAYLEPFKPIADVLRALAATGQPVLVYMPHAPEELTRRYAAGNLRITQRPLDLARTAQECDLGVTHGGHNIVGTLLYAGKPQIAIPTVFPERITAEKVAGLGAGTTARMEAADLTAQLGKVLQDAAFTEKARTVAKRIEGLGMAFALKEAVVSVNALAQAGPRK, from the coding sequence ATGGCACGCGTACTCTTATGCTGGGAACTGGGCAACGGCCTCGCCTACGCCGAAGGCCTCACTGCCGGCGGCAAGATCATCTCCAAGGCCGGGCACGAGGTGCAGGCCGCCCTGCGTGACCTCACCCATGCCGAGCGCCTGCTGGGCGACCGCTTCAAGTACTACCAGGCCCCGACCCAGGTGATCCCGGTGAGCACGCCGCTGCCCTCGCCCATGACCTTCGCCGACGTGCTCATCAACCTGGGCTATGGCAACCCCGGCGCGGTCACCGCAAGGGTGCGCGCCTGGCGACACCTGCTGGAGCAGGTGAAACCGGACATCGTGCGCTGCGCCCACGCCCCCTCCGCCATGCTGGCGGCCCGCGGCACCGGCATCCGCACCCTGGTGGTGGGCATCGGTTTCCTGGTGCCGCCAGCCCAATCGCCGCTGCCCTTGCTGCGTACCTGGGCCAAGAACGCGGATCCGGAGCGCATGGCCGCCCGCGAGCAGATGGTGCTCTCGAGCATGAACCAGGGCCTGGACGCCATCGGCGCGCCGCGCGTGGCCAGCATCGGCGCGCTGTACGGCGAAGCGGACATCCGCGAGCTCTATACCTATCCGGAACTGGATGACTACGGCCCGCGCCGGGACGTGAAGTACCTGGGCAACTTCCAGCCGGGCATGGGCGAGGCGCCCGCCTGGCCGGAGGCGCCGGGCAAGAAGATCTTCGCCTACCTGGAGCCCTTCAAGCCCATCGCCGATGTGCTGCGCGCGCTCGCCGCCACCGGCCAGCCGGTGCTGGTGTACATGCCCCATGCGCCGGAGGAACTCACCCGCCGGTACGCCGCCGGCAACCTGCGCATCACCCAGCGACCGCTGGACCTCGCCCGCACCGCCCAGGAGTGCGACCTCGGCGTGACCCACGGCGGCCACAACATCGTCGGCACCCTGCTCTACGCCGGCAAGCCGCAGATCGCCATCCCCACCGTGTTCCCGGAACGCATCACCGCCGAGAAGGTCGCGGGCCTGGGCGCGGGGACCACGGCGCGCATGGAGGCGGCGGACCTCACGGCGCAGCTCGGCAAGGTGCTGCAGGATGCTGCATTCACGGAGAAAGCGCGCACCGTGGCCAAGCGCATCGAAGGCCTGGGAATGGCGTTCGCGCTCAAGGAGGCCGTGGTTTCGGTGAACGCGCTGGCCCAGGCCGGCCCGCGCAAGTGA
- a CDS encoding 3-deoxy-D-manno-octulosonic acid kinase, with amino-acid sequence MAAKMQRSGDVAILYDDALLDHADTALFMPPTGAVNAVGGRGSAWILDRGGEQWVLRHYRRGGFAAKLSADLYLWTGLEGTRAWREWRLLDSLYKEDLPVPQPVAVRVTRHGLFYRADLITRRIGEARSLAERLQGDARRIPWGAIGACIRRFHDAGVCHADLNAHNLLLDEEAKVYLIDFDRGARRRSGDWKQENLARLRRSLDRLLGRASDAGDWAALLEGYRAA; translated from the coding sequence ATGGCAGCCAAGATGCAGCGATCAGGCGACGTGGCCATCCTATACGATGACGCCCTACTTGACCACGCGGACACCGCGCTGTTCATGCCGCCCACGGGGGCGGTGAACGCAGTGGGCGGACGCGGCAGCGCCTGGATCCTCGACCGCGGCGGCGAGCAGTGGGTGCTGCGCCACTACCGGCGCGGCGGATTCGCCGCGAAGCTCTCCGCCGACCTCTATCTCTGGACCGGTCTCGAAGGTACCCGCGCGTGGCGCGAGTGGCGGCTGCTGGATTCCCTATATAAGGAGGATCTGCCGGTGCCCCAGCCGGTGGCGGTGCGGGTCACGCGCCATGGGCTCTTCTACAGGGCCGACCTCATCACCCGCCGCATCGGCGAGGCACGTTCACTGGCGGAAAGGCTGCAGGGCGATGCCAGGCGCATCCCTTGGGGCGCCATCGGCGCCTGCATCCGCCGCTTCCACGACGCGGGCGTGTGCCACGCGGACCTGAACGCCCACAACCTGCTCCTGGACGAGGAGGCCAAGGTCTATCTCATCGACTTCGACCGGGGAGCGCGCCGCCGCAGCGGCGACTGGAAGCAGGAGAACCTCGCGCGCCTCAGGCGTTCCCTGGACAGACTGCTGGGCAGGGCATCCGACGCCGGCGACTGGGCGGCGTTGCTGGAAGGCTATCGCGCCGCCTGA
- a CDS encoding glycosyltransferase family 9 protein, giving the protein MAAPESLCLIRLSAVGDVCHTLPVVRTLQAAWPDTRITWIIGKLEASLVGDIPGIEFIIFDKSQNPYLQTRRALKGRRFGLFLHMQMSLRASIASLAVRAPVRLGFDRQRAHDLQWLFTNRRIPHRDRQHVMDSLFGFTEALGIRERVLRWDIPVPGAAEAYARERIPETKPTLIISPCANPRFRNWRSWQPEHYAALADHAVARHGMQVLVTGGRSEIERAYGERITALAKGGVTDLVGKTSLKELLALLGRATVLVSPDSGPVHMATAAGTPVIGLYATTNPDRAGPYFSQRWRVDRYPDALKQFDGLTPEAAPWGMRVRDPKAMDCIEVADVTGKLDALMAARARGEKLIGIP; this is encoded by the coding sequence ATGGCCGCTCCCGAATCCTTGTGCCTGATCCGCCTCTCGGCGGTGGGCGACGTGTGCCACACGCTCCCGGTGGTACGCACGCTGCAGGCCGCGTGGCCTGATACGCGCATCACCTGGATCATCGGGAAGCTGGAAGCGAGCCTGGTGGGGGACATCCCCGGCATCGAGTTTATCATCTTCGACAAATCCCAGAACCCGTACCTGCAGACGCGCCGCGCGCTGAAGGGCCGCCGCTTCGGCCTGTTCCTGCACATGCAGATGTCGCTGCGCGCCAGTATCGCGAGCCTGGCGGTGCGCGCGCCCGTCCGCCTTGGATTCGACAGGCAGCGTGCGCACGACCTCCAGTGGCTGTTCACCAACCGCCGCATCCCGCACCGGGACCGCCAGCACGTGATGGACAGCCTGTTCGGCTTCACCGAAGCGCTCGGCATCCGGGAGCGCGTGCTGCGCTGGGACATCCCGGTGCCCGGGGCGGCCGAGGCTTACGCCCGGGAGCGTATCCCCGAGACCAAGCCCACCCTCATCATCAGCCCCTGCGCGAACCCGCGCTTCCGCAACTGGCGCAGCTGGCAACCGGAGCATTACGCGGCGCTGGCGGACCACGCAGTGGCGCGGCACGGCATGCAGGTGCTGGTGACGGGCGGGCGCAGCGAGATCGAGCGGGCCTACGGCGAGCGCATCACCGCCCTGGCCAAGGGCGGTGTCACGGACCTCGTGGGCAAGACCTCACTCAAGGAACTCCTGGCGCTGCTCGGCCGCGCCACGGTGCTGGTTTCGCCGGACTCGGGGCCCGTGCACATGGCCACGGCCGCCGGCACCCCGGTGATCGGCCTCTACGCCACCACCAACCCGGACCGGGCCGGCCCTTACTTCAGCCAGCGTTGGCGCGTGGACCGTTATCCTGACGCGCTCAAGCAGTTCGACGGCCTCACACCCGAGGCCGCCCCGTGGGGCATGCGGGTGCGCGACCCCAAGGCCATGGACTGCATCGAGGTGGCGGACGTGACAGGAAAACTCGATGCACTGATGGCCGCGCGGGCACGCGGCGAGAAGCTAATCGGAATTCCCTGA
- a CDS encoding ATP-binding protein gives MSRLWPQSLYGRLALVLLSGLLVAQLISAYISLYERDQALFHFSDAQWAQRIAQAVKLMDSLDVGERQRIAGIITTPRMLVSLSQQPRASGVPDPQLADYQGALQELMGGRDVRVVVTESTPKEAIAGVPVPVDAPNIERSSHLVTEVQLKDGSWVNFDHPRPWVLTSSPARLVLSLTVLLLSVLLLSFLAVHWLTRPLSTLARAADELGRDIHRPPLPEQGSLEVRAAAAAFNTMQARLRDYIYERTRILTAVSHDLRTPITRLRLRAELLGDEELKAKLVRDLQEMENMTSATLSFLRGFEDREPLQSVDLMALLESLETDSRDMGYDVTLQGRITRPVSLRPHALRRLLDNLVTNAIRYGKRAIITVEDLGREAAIRVRDAGPGIQPDELEKVFEPYYRLDAARSQESGGVGLGLSIARNIAELHGGTLALQNHPAGGLEAILTLPIR, from the coding sequence GTGAGCCGGCTCTGGCCCCAGTCCCTTTACGGACGCCTCGCGCTGGTGCTGCTCTCGGGACTGTTGGTGGCGCAGCTCATCAGCGCCTACATCAGCCTGTATGAGCGGGACCAAGCCCTGTTCCACTTCAGCGATGCCCAGTGGGCGCAGCGCATCGCCCAGGCGGTGAAGCTGATGGATTCCCTGGATGTGGGTGAGCGCCAGCGCATCGCCGGCATCATCACCACCCCGCGCATGCTGGTGAGCCTGAGCCAGCAGCCCCGCGCCAGCGGCGTGCCGGATCCGCAGCTCGCGGATTACCAGGGTGCGCTGCAGGAGCTCATGGGCGGGCGCGACGTGCGTGTGGTGGTGACCGAGAGCACGCCGAAGGAGGCCATCGCCGGCGTGCCGGTGCCGGTGGATGCCCCGAACATAGAACGCAGTTCCCACCTGGTCACGGAGGTGCAGCTCAAGGACGGCAGCTGGGTGAACTTCGACCATCCGCGCCCCTGGGTGCTCACCAGCAGCCCGGCTCGGCTGGTGCTGAGCCTCACGGTGCTGCTGCTCTCGGTGCTGCTGCTCTCGTTCCTGGCTGTGCACTGGCTGACCCGGCCGCTCTCGACGCTGGCGCGCGCCGCGGACGAGCTGGGCCGCGACATCCACCGCCCGCCGTTGCCGGAGCAGGGCTCGCTGGAGGTGCGGGCCGCCGCCGCGGCGTTCAACACCATGCAGGCGCGCCTGCGCGACTATATCTACGAGCGCACCCGCATCCTCACCGCCGTCTCCCACGACCTGCGCACCCCCATCACGCGCCTGCGCCTGCGTGCCGAGCTGCTCGGCGACGAGGAGCTCAAGGCAAAGCTGGTGCGGGACCTCCAGGAGATGGAGAACATGACCAGCGCCACCCTCTCGTTCCTGCGCGGCTTCGAGGACCGGGAGCCGCTGCAGAGCGTGGACCTGATGGCGCTGTTGGAGAGCCTGGAGACGGACTCGCGGGACATGGGCTACGACGTGACGCTTCAGGGCAGGATCACCCGGCCGGTATCGCTGAGGCCGCATGCGCTCCGGCGTCTCCTGGACAACCTCGTGACCAATGCGATCCGCTACGGCAAACGCGCCATCATCACGGTTGAAGACCTGGGGCGTGAGGCCGCGATCCGGGTGCGGGACGCGGGGCCCGGCATCCAGCCGGACGAACTGGAGAAGGTGTTCGAACCTTATTACCGCCTGGACGCAGCCCGCAGCCAGGAGAGCGGCGGCGTGGGTCTGGGTCTCAGCATCGCCCGCAACATCGCGGAACTGCACGGTGGGACCCTGGCCCTTCAGAACCATCCGGCAGGTGGACTCGAAGCGATCTTAACGCTGCCTATCCGTTAA
- a CDS encoding response regulator, with the protein MAQRDHILLVDDDAEIRDLLSEYLTREGFQVTAVPDGRSMDEALEDRRFDLVVLDLMLPGEDGISLCRRLRSRSILPVIMLTARSEEADRITGLETGADDYLAKPFNPRELLARIQSVLRRFRTLPEKAPAEQARHFTFSGWKLDTLTRQLVSPAAVVTPLSGAEYRLLSVFLHHAGQVLSRDQLTEMIRGRGSHMPFDRSIDVQVSRLRQRLGDDGRVPAFIRTVRGEGYVFAMPVEVEA; encoded by the coding sequence ATGGCGCAACGCGATCACATCCTGCTGGTGGACGACGACGCCGAGATCCGCGACCTGCTGTCGGAGTACCTGACGCGGGAGGGATTCCAGGTGACTGCGGTGCCGGACGGCCGGAGCATGGACGAGGCGCTGGAGGACCGGCGCTTCGACCTCGTGGTGTTGGACCTGATGCTGCCCGGCGAGGACGGCATCAGCCTCTGCCGGCGCCTGCGCAGCCGCTCGATCCTTCCCGTGATCATGCTCACCGCCCGCAGCGAGGAGGCGGACCGCATCACCGGCCTCGAGACGGGCGCCGACGATTACCTGGCCAAGCCCTTCAACCCGCGCGAGCTCCTGGCCCGGATCCAGAGCGTGCTGCGCCGTTTCCGCACCCTGCCGGAGAAAGCGCCTGCCGAGCAGGCGCGCCATTTCACATTCTCCGGCTGGAAGCTGGACACCCTGACCCGCCAGCTGGTGTCGCCGGCCGCGGTGGTGACGCCCCTGTCCGGCGCCGAGTACCGGCTGCTCAGCGTGTTCCTGCACCACGCCGGGCAGGTGCTGAGCCGCGACCAGCTCACCGAGATGATCCGCGGCCGCGGCAGCCACATGCCCTTCGATCGCAGCATCGACGTGCAGGTGAGCCGCCTGCGCCAGCGCCTGGGCGACGACGGCCGGGTGCCCGCCTTCATCCGCACGGTGCGCGGCGAAGGCTACGTGTTCGCCATGCCGGTGGAGGTGGAGGCGTGA
- a CDS encoding efflux RND transporter periplasmic adaptor subunit translates to MIARRKAFWIIGGIAALLLVLVSLRVWANYRASRHHEAPGNLVVDAAVVKVQPMPVTLQAIGQVLPEHTVQIRPQVTGMLKQVYFTEGQTVKAGQKLFLIDPAPFQAALASAKAAADSTLANADRMQPLVKRGFVTPQDYANARAAADQAQAAYQQAEINLSYTDIRAPISGRTGSLAVKSGNVVGPGDASPLVVLNQMQPIQVQFNLAQQFLPRIRESDGQHPVKVTVTHEDGNGVLDEGRLVFIDNAVNTGTGTVMFKAGLPNRQEQLWPGQYVGVTLQLTVQPQAVVVPQSGVLTGQEGNYVYVVEAGKAERRAIKVDRQMGEVAVVAAGLKGGETVVAHVPRNLKAGMTVSAAPAAGTAQQAEVTMPGSQPP, encoded by the coding sequence GTGATCGCCAGGCGCAAGGCGTTCTGGATCATCGGCGGCATCGCCGCACTGCTGCTGGTGCTGGTGTCGCTGCGCGTATGGGCCAACTACCGCGCCAGCCGGCACCATGAGGCACCCGGGAACCTGGTGGTGGACGCCGCCGTGGTGAAGGTGCAGCCCATGCCCGTCACGCTGCAGGCCATCGGCCAGGTGCTGCCGGAGCACACGGTGCAGATCAGGCCTCAAGTCACCGGCATGCTGAAGCAGGTGTACTTCACGGAAGGCCAGACCGTGAAGGCCGGCCAGAAGCTCTTCCTCATCGATCCCGCGCCGTTCCAGGCGGCGCTCGCCTCAGCCAAGGCCGCCGCCGACAGCACCCTGGCCAACGCGGACCGCATGCAGCCCCTGGTGAAGCGCGGCTTCGTCACCCCCCAGGACTACGCCAACGCCCGCGCCGCCGCGGACCAGGCCCAGGCCGCCTATCAGCAGGCAGAGATCAACCTCTCCTACACTGACATCCGTGCGCCCATCTCCGGCCGCACCGGCAGCCTGGCGGTGAAGTCCGGCAACGTGGTCGGCCCGGGCGATGCCAGTCCGCTGGTGGTGCTGAACCAGATGCAACCCATCCAGGTGCAGTTCAACCTGGCTCAGCAGTTCCTGCCCCGCATCCGGGAGTCCGACGGCCAGCATCCGGTGAAGGTCACCGTGACCCATGAGGACGGCAACGGCGTGCTGGACGAGGGCAGGCTCGTGTTCATCGACAACGCGGTCAACACCGGCACCGGCACCGTGATGTTCAAGGCAGGCCTGCCCAACCGGCAGGAGCAGCTCTGGCCCGGCCAATACGTGGGCGTGACACTGCAGCTCACCGTGCAGCCGCAGGCGGTGGTGGTGCCCCAGAGCGGCGTGCTGACGGGCCAGGAAGGCAACTACGTGTACGTGGTGGAGGCCGGCAAGGCCGAGCGCCGCGCCATCAAGGTGGACCGCCAGATGGGCGAGGTCGCGGTGGTGGCGGCCGGCCTCAAGGGCGGCGAGACCGTGGTGGCCCACGTGCCGCGCAACCTCAAGGCCGGCATGACGGTGAGCGCCGCCCCCGCGGCCGGCACCGCCCAGCAGGCCGAGGTCACCATGCCCGGCTCGCAGCCGCCATGA